In one Bosea sp. RAC05 genomic region, the following are encoded:
- a CDS encoding ABC transporter permease, giving the protein MSASRRLDPVLLLALPAVLYLAVVYGVPLMMLLGRSILSGGAPSLAPFAAFLSDPFSWTVIGNTLRIAVLVTLLCLLIGYPTALALARARGAAQALILVAIILPLSVGVVVKAFAWQIVLRRDGVVSQLMMGLGLWSEPQRLLFTEAGLVIGAANVFVPFMILPIYSVLKLVDPRLGEAAATLGASPIYRFFKVALPLSLPGIVTGVAFVFSMAASMYVIPNLLIGDRFQTLATLTGRSFLFMRNEQLGSTTAVVLLVLTVAVVVGSAALSKRLGGAS; this is encoded by the coding sequence ATGAGCGCGTCGCGACGTCTCGACCCGGTGCTGCTGCTGGCGCTGCCGGCGGTGCTTTATCTCGCCGTCGTCTATGGCGTCCCGTTGATGATGCTGCTCGGCCGCAGCATCCTCAGCGGCGGCGCCCCGTCGCTCGCCCCCTTCGCGGCCTTCCTGTCCGACCCCTTCAGCTGGACAGTGATCGGCAACACGCTGCGGATCGCGGTGCTGGTGACGCTGCTGTGCCTGCTGATCGGCTATCCGACGGCCCTGGCGCTGGCGCGGGCGCGCGGCGCGGCTCAGGCGCTGATCCTGGTCGCGATCATCCTGCCGCTCTCGGTCGGCGTCGTGGTCAAGGCCTTCGCCTGGCAGATCGTGCTGCGGCGCGACGGCGTGGTCTCGCAATTGATGATGGGCCTGGGCCTGTGGAGCGAGCCGCAGCGCCTGCTCTTCACCGAGGCCGGCCTCGTGATCGGCGCGGCCAATGTCTTCGTGCCCTTTATGATCCTGCCGATCTATTCGGTGCTGAAGCTGGTCGATCCGCGGCTCGGCGAGGCGGCGGCGACGCTCGGCGCCTCGCCGATCTACCGCTTCTTCAAGGTCGCCCTGCCCCTCTCGCTGCCCGGCATCGTCACCGGCGTCGCCTTCGTCTTCTCGATGGCGGCCTCGATGTACGTCATCCCCAACCTGCTGATCGGTGACCGTTTCCAGACGCTGGCGACGCTGACCGGGCGCTCCTTCCTGTTCATGCGCAACGAGCAGCTGGGATCGACGACGGCGGTCGTCCTGCTCGTGCTGACGGTCGCGGTCGTGGTCGGCAGCGCCGCGCTCTCGAAACGGCTGGGAGGCGCGTCGTGA
- a CDS encoding ABC transporter ATP-binding protein, with the protein MSQGFLSVAGAAKTFGAATVLDGVDLSMDRGEFVSLLGPSGCGKTTLLRIVAGLMRPDQGRVALDGQDITRLPPHRRDVSVVFQSYALFPHLSVAENVAFGLKARGAPSAEIAPAVARFLDLVQMGAYADRSIKALSGGQQQRVAVARALVVGPKLLLLDEPFSALDRKLRETMQIDLKRLLREVGTTAIFVTHDQDEALTMSDRIAVMHRGRIEQLDTPAAIYAKPATPFALGFVGLSTRLPGTVTDSTNGIVTVATPAGPLRGPGNFLPGSPVLLGVRPERIALDHGGANRIEAPLADAAFQGARVQLHFQAPPDGQILVETPSLPAAAGPGTSLKMSWAIDDTLVYPAPAEAA; encoded by the coding sequence ATGAGCCAGGGTTTCCTGTCCGTCGCGGGAGCGGCCAAGACCTTCGGCGCCGCCACCGTGCTCGACGGCGTCGACCTGTCGATGGACCGCGGCGAGTTCGTCTCGCTGCTGGGTCCCTCGGGCTGCGGCAAGACCACGCTGCTGCGGATCGTGGCCGGGCTGATGCGGCCCGACCAGGGCCGTGTCGCGCTCGACGGACAGGACATCACGAGGCTGCCGCCACACCGGCGCGACGTCAGCGTCGTGTTCCAGAGCTATGCGCTGTTTCCGCATCTGAGCGTGGCGGAGAACGTCGCCTTCGGCTTGAAGGCGCGCGGCGCGCCATCAGCAGAGATCGCGCCAGCCGTGGCGCGCTTTCTCGACCTCGTCCAGATGGGCGCCTATGCCGACCGCTCGATCAAGGCGCTCTCGGGCGGCCAGCAGCAGCGCGTGGCGGTGGCGCGCGCACTCGTCGTCGGGCCCAAGCTTTTGCTGCTCGACGAGCCCTTCTCGGCGCTCGACCGCAAGCTGCGCGAGACCATGCAGATCGACCTGAAGCGCCTGCTGCGCGAGGTCGGCACCACTGCGATCTTCGTCACGCATGATCAGGACGAGGCGCTGACGATGTCGGACCGGATCGCGGTGATGCATCGCGGCCGGATCGAGCAGCTGGATACGCCGGCCGCGATCTATGCCAAGCCGGCGACGCCCTTCGCGCTGGGCTTCGTCGGGCTGTCGACGCGGCTTCCCGGCACCGTCACCGATTCCACCAACGGCATCGTCACCGTCGCGACGCCGGCCGGGCCGCTGAGAGGGCCCGGCAACTTCCTGCCCGGCAGCCCGGTCCTGCTCGGAGTCAGGCCCGAGCGCATCGCGCTCGACCATGGCGGCGCGAACCGGATCGAGGCGCCACTCGCGGACGCCGCCTTCCAGGGGGCGCGGGTGCAGCTGCATTTCCAGGCCCCGCCCGACGGGCAGATCCTGGTCGAGACGCCATCCCTGCCGGCTGCGGCGGGGCCCGGCACGTCGCTGAAGATGTCCTGGGCGATCGACGACACGCTGGTCTACCCCGCGCCGGCAGAAGCAGCATGA
- a CDS encoding ABC transporter substrate-binding protein, giving the protein MDKPFAGMPSRRALLKGGAVATALVAAPAVLRAQTKELVVGGAAGHKPWVEQTVVPMFEKKYGCKVIFEGTRSLVNLEKMQKNKDKPYMSVVQMDDPVMILAVKEGLLEPLTVAKAPNLADLLPGSTHMDGMWANYLQPWLGVAYSKTAMKTPPSSWAEMFDPKYKGRIVIPSLQNTEGLPSLFVAGLLAGGTMESVQKDTDAGFKKLAALKPNLLTIYTQQPQAFNLLEQGEAWMIGPAMSSYALERKAAGAPIDLAAPKEGVFAMPSGIAVVKGAPQQELAFAYVNELLGAELQNRLAGPTFSIGTNKAVPKPEGLGADVKIHQIDWANVAAQRGDWIKRWDREMAI; this is encoded by the coding sequence ATGGATAAGCCGTTCGCAGGCATGCCGAGCCGCCGCGCCCTCCTCAAGGGCGGCGCCGTCGCGACGGCGCTGGTCGCCGCTCCCGCGGTGCTGCGGGCCCAGACGAAGGAACTCGTCGTCGGCGGCGCGGCCGGGCACAAGCCCTGGGTCGAGCAGACCGTCGTGCCGATGTTCGAGAAGAAGTACGGCTGCAAGGTGATCTTCGAGGGCACGCGCTCGCTGGTGAACCTCGAGAAGATGCAGAAGAACAAGGACAAGCCCTACATGTCGGTCGTCCAGATGGACGATCCGGTCATGATCCTGGCGGTCAAGGAAGGCCTGCTGGAGCCGCTCACCGTGGCCAAGGCGCCTAACCTGGCCGATCTCCTGCCGGGCTCGACCCATATGGACGGCATGTGGGCCAATTACCTCCAGCCCTGGCTCGGCGTCGCCTACAGCAAGACCGCGATGAAGACCCCGCCCTCCTCCTGGGCCGAGATGTTCGACCCCAAATACAAGGGCCGCATCGTCATTCCCTCGCTGCAGAACACCGAAGGCCTGCCCTCGCTCTTCGTCGCCGGCCTGCTCGCGGGCGGCACGATGGAGAGCGTCCAGAAGGACACCGATGCCGGCTTCAAGAAGCTCGCCGCGCTGAAGCCGAACCTGCTGACGATCTACACGCAGCAGCCGCAGGCCTTCAATCTGCTCGAGCAGGGCGAGGCCTGGATGATCGGGCCGGCGATGTCGTCCTATGCGCTGGAGCGCAAGGCGGCCGGCGCGCCGATCGACCTCGCCGCACCGAAGGAAGGCGTCTTCGCCATGCCGTCGGGCATCGCGGTGGTGAAGGGCGCACCGCAGCAGGAGCTCGCCTTCGCCTATGTCAACGAGCTCTTGGGCGCCGAGCTGCAGAACCGGCTGGCCGGGCCGACCTTCTCGATCGGCACCAACAAGGCGGTGCCGAAGCCCGAGGGCCTGGGCGCCGACGTGAAGATCCACCAGATCGACTGGGCCAATGTCGCGGCCCAGCGCGGCGACTGGATCAAGCGCTGGGATCGCGAGATGGCGATCTGA
- a CDS encoding GntR family transcriptional regulator: MNEAAIHTILSRLLLGGSLPGGTKLGEHRLAELFGVSRERVRKVLHRLGHERLLEIVKNRGAFTIEPDLREGRVVYEARRILESGMVAHLADHLTEAQIARLREHVDAEADALRRGDQATWQKLSAEFHFLLAEMIGNPIVQRQAHELIGRTIMLVKRYETTLGSACGCEEHRLIFKALAGRERGRAVKAMSSHLSLVETRLRPIICDDAGPSLEALLEEAIATFRSEQGTAASPRHEALAAPAPR, encoded by the coding sequence ATGAACGAAGCGGCGATCCACACGATCCTCTCGCGCCTGCTGCTGGGGGGCTCGCTGCCGGGCGGCACCAAGCTCGGCGAGCATCGTCTCGCCGAACTCTTCGGGGTCAGCCGCGAGCGCGTCCGCAAGGTGCTGCACCGGCTCGGCCATGAGCGGCTGCTGGAGATCGTCAAGAACCGCGGCGCCTTCACCATCGAGCCGGATTTGCGAGAGGGCAGGGTCGTCTACGAGGCCCGCCGCATCCTCGAGAGCGGCATGGTCGCCCATCTCGCCGACCATCTGACCGAGGCCCAGATCGCGCGGCTGCGCGAGCATGTCGACGCGGAGGCGGATGCCCTGCGCCGCGGCGATCAGGCGACATGGCAAAAACTCTCGGCCGAGTTCCATTTCCTGCTGGCGGAGATGATCGGCAACCCGATCGTCCAGCGTCAGGCTCATGAGCTGATCGGCCGGACGATCATGCTGGTGAAACGCTACGAGACGACGCTGGGCTCGGCCTGCGGCTGCGAGGAGCACCGGCTGATCTTCAAGGCGCTGGCGGGCCGCGAGCGCGGCAGGGCGGTCAAGGCGATGAGCAGCCATCTCTCGCTGGTCGAGACGCGGCTGCGGCCGATCATCTGCGACGATGCCGGCCCCTCGCTGGAGGCGCTTCTGGAAGAGGCCATCGCCACCTTCCGCTCCGAGCAGGGGACGGCCGCAAGCCCGCGCCATGAGGCGCTTGCGGCGCCTGCCCCGCGCTGA
- a CDS encoding glutathione S-transferase N-terminal domain-containing protein → MADLSAFKITQRWPARHPDRIQLYSLPTPNGVKVSIALEELGLPYEPHTINIGQNETWGPEFLSLNPNGKIPAIIDPDGPGGKPFALWESGAILIYLAEKTGKLLPTDPAARYETIQWVMFQMAAVGPMFGQLGFFHKFAGKDYEDKRPRDRYANESKRLLGVLEDRLTGRDWIMGSDYTIADIALLGWVRNLVGFYGAGELVDYASLKAVPAWLERGLARPAVQRGLEIPKRPA, encoded by the coding sequence ATGGCAGACCTCTCCGCCTTCAAGATCACGCAGCGCTGGCCCGCCCGGCACCCCGACCGCATCCAGCTCTATTCGCTGCCGACCCCCAATGGCGTGAAGGTCTCGATCGCGCTGGAGGAACTTGGCCTTCCCTACGAGCCGCACACCATCAACATCGGCCAGAACGAGACCTGGGGGCCGGAGTTCCTGTCGCTGAACCCCAACGGCAAGATCCCGGCGATCATCGACCCCGACGGTCCGGGCGGAAAGCCCTTCGCCCTGTGGGAATCGGGCGCGATCCTGATCTATCTGGCCGAGAAGACCGGCAAGCTGCTCCCCACCGATCCCGCCGCCCGCTATGAGACGATCCAGTGGGTGATGTTCCAGATGGCGGCCGTCGGCCCGATGTTCGGCCAGCTCGGCTTCTTCCACAAATTCGCCGGCAAGGACTACGAGGACAAGCGCCCGCGCGACCGCTACGCCAATGAGAGCAAGCGGCTGCTCGGCGTGCTTGAGGACCGGCTGACGGGCCGCGACTGGATCATGGGCTCCGACTATACGATTGCCGACATCGCTTTGCTCGGCTGGGTGCGCAACCTCGTCGGCTTCTATGGCGCGGGCGAGCTGGTGGACTATGCCAGCCTGAAGGCCGTGCCGGCGTGGCTCGAGCGCGGCCTGGCGCGGCCGGCCGTCCAGCGCGGGCTGGAAATCCCCAAGCGGCCGGCGTGA
- a CDS encoding ArsC family reductase: protein MAITIYGIKNCDTMKKARAWLDGQGVAHAFHDYKASGIDRAALARWVGEHGWETVLNRAGTTFRALPEADRQGLDADRAIGLMLAQPSMIKRPVLDLGERTIVGFKPEIYAAALKPAA, encoded by the coding sequence ATGGCGATCACCATCTACGGCATCAAGAACTGCGACACGATGAAGAAGGCGCGCGCCTGGCTCGACGGGCAGGGCGTCGCGCATGCCTTCCATGACTACAAGGCGAGCGGGATCGACCGTGCTGCGCTCGCGCGCTGGGTCGGCGAGCATGGCTGGGAGACGGTGCTGAACCGGGCCGGCACGACCTTCCGCGCCCTGCCGGAGGCCGACAGGCAGGGCCTCGACGCCGACAGGGCGATCGGGCTGATGCTGGCCCAGCCCTCGATGATCAAGCGCCCGGTGCTTGACCTCGGCGAACGGACGATCGTCGGCTTCAAGCCGGAGATCTATGCGGCGGCGCTGAAACCGGCGGCGTGA
- the tgt gene encoding tRNA guanosine(34) transglycosylase Tgt: protein MTALPPSVPAAPAPATDFSFHLHARDGAARTGEIRMPRGVIRTPAFMPVGTAATVKGMYPDQVRALGADVVLGNTYHLMLRPGAERVAGLGGLHRFMNWPHPILTDSGGFQVMSLANLRKLTEEGVAFRSHIDGSKHMLSPERSVEIQNLLGSDIVMQLDECVSLPCEDKVAEKAMRLSLRWAQRCKDAFGHHPGRALFGIVQGGAVPHLRVESARELAAMDLKGYAVGGLAVGEPQEIMLAMIETVEPHLPVEKPRYLMGVGTPDDIVEAVRRGIDMFDCVMPTRAGRHGQIFTRFGRMNLKNARHADDPRPVDEGSSCPAANGWSRAYLHHLVKAEEMLGKMLLTWINLAYYQELMAGLRAAIAEGRLEDFVAQTKEGWARGDIPGTP from the coding sequence ATGACCGCATTGCCCCCGTCCGTGCCGGCCGCCCCCGCTCCCGCGACCGACTTCAGCTTCCATCTCCATGCCCGCGACGGCGCCGCCCGGACGGGTGAGATCCGCATGCCGCGCGGCGTCATCCGCACGCCGGCCTTCATGCCGGTGGGCACGGCCGCGACGGTCAAGGGGATGTATCCCGACCAGGTGCGGGCGCTCGGCGCCGATGTCGTGCTCGGCAACACCTATCACCTGATGCTGCGGCCGGGCGCCGAGCGGGTCGCGGGGCTCGGCGGCCTGCACCGCTTCATGAACTGGCCGCACCCGATCCTGACCGATTCCGGCGGCTTCCAGGTGATGTCGCTGGCCAATCTGCGCAAGTTGACCGAGGAGGGCGTCGCCTTCCGCTCCCATATCGACGGCTCGAAGCACATGCTCTCGCCCGAGCGTTCGGTCGAGATCCAGAACCTGCTCGGCTCCGACATCGTCATGCAGCTCGACGAATGCGTCTCGCTGCCCTGCGAGGACAAGGTCGCCGAGAAGGCGATGCGCCTGTCGCTGCGCTGGGCGCAGCGCTGCAAGGACGCCTTCGGCCACCATCCCGGCCGGGCGCTCTTCGGCATCGTCCAGGGCGGGGCGGTGCCGCATCTGCGCGTCGAGAGCGCGCGCGAACTCGCGGCGATGGACCTCAAGGGCTATGCCGTCGGCGGACTGGCTGTCGGCGAGCCGCAGGAGATCATGCTGGCGATGATCGAGACGGTCGAGCCGCATCTGCCCGTCGAGAAGCCGCGCTATCTGATGGGTGTCGGCACGCCCGACGACATCGTCGAGGCGGTGCGCCGCGGCATCGACATGTTCGACTGCGTGATGCCGACGCGGGCCGGCCGCCACGGCCAGATCTTCACCCGCTTCGGCCGGATGAACCTGAAGAACGCCAGGCACGCCGACGATCCGCGCCCGGTCGACGAAGGCTCGTCCTGCCCCGCCGCGAACGGCTGGTCGCGCGCCTATCTCCACCACCTCGTCAAGGCCGAGGAGATGCTCGGCAAGATGCTGCTGACCTGGATCAACCTCGCCTATTACCAGGAGCTGATGGCCGGCCTGCGTGCCGCCATCGCCGAGGGGCGGCTGGAGGATTTCGTCGCGCAGACCAAGGAAGGCTGGGCGAGGGGCGACATCCCCGGCACGCCGTGA
- a CDS encoding DMT family transporter — protein sequence MHQTAPLSEAARLRDRRLWRLAFAGMVLAMLIFGSNFVVSRHAVLNGLTSHDLLALRFGIAGLLLLPGFIAGGVKGCNGLGWGRGVLLAVMSGFPMSYLLLTGVTYAPAAHGATIGPGLVTVISIIGSVALFGAIITRQLVVGIVAVLLGLACLGIAGTTHTNPSILFGDLCFVGVGLIWGMYPLLVQLWRLDPLKATSVVAVLSMAYLPFYALFFFRGFDVAPWWVIVLHGINQGVLNVILGLWLWSVAARRMGPAVAGRFPPTIPIIGTLLAIPVLGEIPSGLQVAGIGLIIAGLFVASWRRSARPAA from the coding sequence ATGCATCAGACCGCGCCCCTGTCGGAAGCCGCCCGCCTGCGAGACCGGCGCCTGTGGCGGCTGGCCTTTGCCGGCATGGTGCTGGCGATGCTGATCTTCGGCTCGAATTTCGTGGTCAGCCGACACGCGGTGCTGAACGGCCTGACCTCGCATGACCTCCTCGCCTTGCGCTTCGGCATCGCCGGCCTGCTGCTGCTGCCAGGTTTCATCGCGGGCGGGGTGAAAGGCTGCAACGGGCTCGGCTGGGGCCGCGGCGTGCTGCTCGCCGTAATGAGCGGCTTCCCGATGAGCTATCTGCTGCTGACCGGCGTGACCTATGCGCCGGCCGCCCATGGCGCGACGATCGGGCCCGGTCTCGTGACGGTGATCTCGATCATCGGCAGCGTCGCGCTGTTCGGCGCGATCATCACGCGCCAGCTCGTCGTCGGCATCGTCGCCGTGCTGCTCGGCCTGGCCTGCCTCGGCATTGCCGGCACGACCCACACCAACCCCTCGATCCTGTTCGGCGACCTCTGCTTCGTCGGCGTCGGGCTGATCTGGGGCATGTATCCGCTGCTTGTGCAGCTCTGGCGGCTCGACCCGCTGAAGGCGACCAGCGTGGTCGCGGTGCTGTCGATGGCCTATCTGCCGTTCTACGCGCTGTTCTTCTTCCGCGGCTTCGACGTCGCGCCCTGGTGGGTCATCGTGCTGCACGGCATCAACCAGGGCGTGCTGAACGTCATCCTCGGACTGTGGCTGTGGAGCGTCGCGGCCCGGCGGATGGGGCCGGCGGTGGCCGGGCGCTTTCCTCCGACGATTCCGATCATCGGAACGCTGCTCGCCATCCCCGTGCTGGGCGAGATCCCGAGCGGGCTGCAGGTCGCCGGCATCGGCCTGATCATCGCGGGCCTGTTCGTGGCCTCCTGGCGGCGTTCAGCCCGCCCGGCGGCTTAG
- the eno gene encoding phosphopyruvate hydratase translates to MTAIIDIIGRQILDSRGNPTVEVDVVLEDGSMGRAAVPSGASTGKHEAVELRDGDKSRYLGKGVLKAVEAVNVAIAEQLVAMDAEDQVAIDEAMIALDGTPNKSKLGANAILGVSLAVAKAAAEAAGLPLYRYVGGTSARVLPVPMMNIVNGGAHADNPIDFQEFMIMPIGAPSFSEGLRMGSEIFHTLKKKLHDAGHNTNVGDEGGFAPNIKSAEAALDFVMSAIEAAGYKPGEDIALALDCAATEFFKDGSYVYEGERKSRDPKAQAKYLAKLVGSYPIVSIEDGMSEDDWEGWKALTDLVGSKCQLVGDDLFVTNVTRLSRGIKEKTANSILVKVNQIGSLTETLAAVEMAQRAGYTAVMSHRSGETEDSTIADLSVATNCGQIKTGSLARSDRTAKYNQLLRIEEELGAQAVYAGRSALKALA, encoded by the coding sequence ATGACCGCGATCATCGACATCATCGGCCGCCAGATCCTCGATTCCCGCGGCAACCCGACGGTCGAGGTCGATGTGGTGCTGGAGGACGGCTCGATGGGCCGCGCCGCCGTGCCGTCAGGTGCCTCGACCGGCAAGCACGAGGCGGTCGAACTGCGCGACGGCGACAAGAGCCGCTATCTCGGCAAGGGCGTGCTCAAGGCGGTCGAGGCCGTCAACGTCGCGATCGCCGAGCAACTCGTGGCGATGGACGCCGAGGACCAGGTCGCCATCGACGAGGCGATGATCGCGCTCGACGGCACGCCCAACAAGAGCAAGCTCGGCGCCAATGCCATCCTCGGCGTCTCGCTCGCCGTGGCCAAGGCCGCGGCCGAAGCGGCCGGCCTGCCGCTCTACCGCTATGTCGGCGGCACCTCGGCGCGCGTGCTGCCCGTGCCGATGATGAACATCGTCAATGGCGGCGCCCATGCCGACAACCCGATCGACTTCCAGGAATTCATGATCATGCCGATCGGCGCGCCCTCCTTCTCGGAGGGGCTGCGGATGGGCTCGGAGATCTTCCACACGCTGAAGAAGAAGCTGCACGACGCTGGCCACAACACCAATGTCGGCGACGAGGGCGGCTTTGCCCCCAACATCAAGTCGGCGGAAGCGGCGCTCGACTTCGTCATGTCGGCGATCGAGGCCGCCGGCTACAAGCCGGGCGAGGACATCGCGCTCGCGCTCGACTGCGCCGCGACCGAGTTCTTCAAGGACGGCTCTTACGTCTATGAGGGCGAGCGCAAGAGCCGCGATCCCAAGGCGCAGGCGAAGTACCTCGCCAAGCTCGTCGGCAGCTACCCGATCGTCTCGATCGAGGACGGCATGTCCGAGGACGACTGGGAGGGCTGGAAGGCGCTGACCGACCTCGTCGGCTCCAAGTGCCAGCTCGTCGGCGACGACCTCTTCGTCACCAACGTCACGCGCCTGTCGCGCGGTATCAAGGAGAAGACGGCCAACTCGATCCTGGTCAAGGTCAACCAGATCGGCTCGCTGACCGAGACGCTGGCGGCCGTCGAGATGGCGCAGCGCGCCGGCTACACCGCCGTGATGTCCCACCGCTCGGGCGAGACCGAGGATTCGACCATCGCCGACCTCTCGGTCGCGACGAATTGCGGGCAGATCAAGACCGGCTCGCTCGCCCGCTCGGACCGGACCGCCAAGTACAACCAGCTGCTCCGGATCGAGGAGGAGCTCGGCGCCCAGGCGGTCTATGCCGGCCGCAGCGCGCTGAAGGCCCTGGCCTGA
- the queF gene encoding preQ(1) synthase — MSLDAATLQLGQQTGLPASPEEARLDRVPNPHAGTPYLARFTCPEFTSICPVTGQPDFGILVIDYLPGKWLVESKSLKLYLGAFRNHGAFHEDCTVGIGKTLVELLEPEWFRIGGYWYPRGGIPIDVFWQTGEPPKGLWLPDQGVAPYRGR, encoded by the coding sequence ATGTCCCTCGATGCCGCGACCCTGCAACTCGGGCAGCAGACCGGGCTGCCCGCCTCGCCGGAGGAGGCGCGCCTCGACCGCGTCCCCAATCCCCATGCCGGGACGCCCTATCTGGCGCGCTTCACCTGCCCGGAGTTCACCTCGATCTGCCCGGTCACCGGCCAGCCCGATTTCGGTATCCTCGTGATCGACTATCTGCCGGGGAAATGGCTGGTCGAGTCAAAGTCGCTGAAGCTCTATCTCGGCGCCTTCCGCAATCACGGCGCCTTCCATGAGGACTGCACCGTCGGCATCGGCAAGACGCTGGTCGAGTTACTCGAGCCGGAGTGGTTCCGCATCGGCGGCTACTGGTATCCGCGCGGCGGCATCCCGATCGACGTCTTCTGGCAGACGGGCGAGCCGCCCAAGGGCCTCTGGCTGCCCGACCAGGGCGTCGCACCCTATCGCGGGCGCTGA